In a genomic window of Glycine max cultivar Williams 82 chromosome 13, Glycine_max_v4.0, whole genome shotgun sequence:
- the LOC100306282 gene encoding CCT motif and tify domain-containing protein: MAGVNPEAGGWKAYPSVMETALDSGDGRSHHNMSDDGSVMHFSATRSVAVPSSGQNKVIPSPTQFSILYKGKMCIYEGIPAEKVREIMLIASVSAKSAEMKSGIRLTSFIPKSPSSSQGNSTNLPSPQSVKSSIRRLQDEFPLARRQSLQRFLEKRRNRLANKSPHALTKNVVHNPDKGFSPDDTPDFGLLNLNFQRRDFSPVVLPL, translated from the exons atGGCTGGTGTGAACCCCGAGGCAGGAGGGTGGAAGGCTTATCCTTCTGTTATGGAGACTGCTCTTGATAGTGGTGATGGAAGGAGTCATCATAACATGAGTGATGATGGGTCGGTGATGCATTTCTCTGCTAcaag GTCAGTGGCAGTGCCATCATCTGGACAGAATAAAGTGATTCCTAGTCCAACTCAGTTTAGCATCCTCTATAAGGGGAAAATGTGTATCTATGAAGGAATTCCTGCAGAAAAG GTGCGTGAAATAATGTTGATTGCTTCTGTCTCTGCTAAGTCTGCTGAAATGAAGAGTGGGATCCGATTGACTTCATTCATTCCCAAAAGCCCTTCTTCTTCACAGGGAAACTCTACTAATTTGCCTTCACCCCAATCAGTCAAGAGTTCCATTCGCAGGCTGCAAGATG AATTTCCACTGGCTCGAAGGCAATCACTTCAAAGATTTCTTGAGAAGAGAAGAAACAG gtTGGCTAACAAATCCCCCCATGCCTTAACAAAAAATGTGGTTCACAACCCAGACAAGGGCTTTTCTCCTGACGACACGCCAGATTTTGGTTTGTTGAACTTGAACTTTCAGAGGAGGGATTTCAGCCCCGTGGTGCTGCCTCTTTAA